A part of Tachysurus vachellii isolate PV-2020 chromosome 4, HZAU_Pvac_v1, whole genome shotgun sequence genomic DNA contains:
- the phb2b gene encoding prohibitin-2b isoform X1, which produces MANKEPNFFQHLRDFAGRMSCGPRGAGVGLKLLIGAGALAYGIKKVTSTDLQMVNIALRVLSQPVASNLPYMNQHLGKDYDERALPSIVSDVLKSVVAKFNASQLITQRAQSSFIADPSAAG; this is translated from the exons ATGGCGAATAAAGAGCCTAAT TTCTTTCAGCATTTGAGGGATTTTGCTGGCCGGATGTCCTGTGGTCCTCGTGGTGCAGGGGTTGGATTGAAATTACTGATTGGTGCTGGTGCGCTTGCCTATGGAATCAAAAAGGTTACATCTACAG ACCTTCAGATGGTGAACATTGCACTGCGTGTGTTGTCACAGCCTGTGGCATCCAACCTTCCCTACATGAACCAGCATTTGGGGAAAGATTATGATGAGCGTGCCCTTCCTTCCATAGTCAGTGATGTCCTGAAGAGTGTTGTAGCCAAATTCAATGCCTCACAGCTTATAACGCAAAGAGCTCAG TCAAGTTTCATTGCTGATCCGTCGGCTGCTGGTTGA
- the pde6d gene encoding retinal rod rhodopsin-sensitive cGMP 3',5'-cyclic phosphodiesterase subunit delta — MSSDEDRAKEILKGFKLNWMNLRDAETGKVLWQGTEDLSVPGVEHEARVPKKILKCKSVSRELNFSSSEKLEKFRLEQKVLFKGQCLEEWFFEFGFVIPNSTNTWQSLIEAAPESQMMPANVLTGNVVIETKFYDDELHVSTSRVRLFYV, encoded by the exons ATGTCTTCGGACGAAGACCGAGCAAAGGAGATTCTGAAGGGCTTTAAATT AAACTGGATGAACCTAAGGGACGCAGAAACGGGGAAAGTTCTCTGGCAGGGAACTGAAGATCTCTCTGTACCTGGTGTAGAACATGAAG CTCGGGTGCCCAAAAAGATCCTAAAATGTAAATCGGTCTCCAGAGAGCTTAATTTCTCCTCATCAGAAAAGCTGGAAAAGTTTCGCCTGGAGCAGAAGGTTCTCTTCAAAGGCCAGTGTCTAGAAG AGTGGTTCTTCGAATTTGGCTTTGTGATCCCCAATTCTACAAACACATGGCAGTCATTGATAGAGGCCGCACCTGAGTCACAGATGATGCCTGCTAATGTGTTAAC TGGAAATGTTGTCATAGAGACAAAATTCTACGACGACGAGCTTCACGTCAGCACTTCTCGAGTTCGGCTTTTCTACGTCTGA
- the phb2b gene encoding prohibitin-2b isoform X2, with translation MANKEPNFFQHLRDFAGRMSCGPRGAGVGLKLLIGAGALAYGIKKVTSTDLQMVNIALRVLSQPVASNLPYMNQHLGKDYDERALPSIVSDVLKSVVAKFNASQLITQRAQNVTK, from the exons ATGGCGAATAAAGAGCCTAAT TTCTTTCAGCATTTGAGGGATTTTGCTGGCCGGATGTCCTGTGGTCCTCGTGGTGCAGGGGTTGGATTGAAATTACTGATTGGTGCTGGTGCGCTTGCCTATGGAATCAAAAAGGTTACATCTACAG ACCTTCAGATGGTGAACATTGCACTGCGTGTGTTGTCACAGCCTGTGGCATCCAACCTTCCCTACATGAACCAGCATTTGGGGAAAGATTATGATGAGCGTGCCCTTCCTTCCATAGTCAGTGATGTCCTGAAGAGTGTTGTAGCCAAATTCAATGCCTCACAGCTTATAACGCAAAGAGCTCAG aacgtcactaaataa